One Brassica napus cultivar Da-Ae chromosome C4, Da-Ae, whole genome shotgun sequence genomic region harbors:
- the LOC106396736 gene encoding ribosome-recycling factor, chloroplastic isoform X1: MSSKESKRFLIPNKAVTKQRRISNSSLSQTAMAASTAQSIPILRFRANDSKSLVSLPVGSCLRVVASDKASSARAIACSLRSDNPWLGAGVKLSGGGGPVVKRSLQKRVVIRSATIEEIEAEKSAIEKDVKSKMEKTIETLRTSFNSIRTGRANVAMLDKIEVEYYGSPVSLKSIAQISTPDGTSLLLQPYDKSSLKAIEKAIVNSDLGVTPNNDGDVIRLSLPPLTSERRKELTKVVAKQSEDGKVALRNIRRDALKSYDKLEKEKKLSEDNVKDLSSDLQKLIDTYMKKVEDLCKQKEKELLKV, encoded by the exons ATGAGCTCAAAGGAGTCGAAGCGTTTCCTTATCCCGAACAAGGCAGTGACGAAACAAAGAAGAATTTCTAACTCTAGTCTCTCACAGACTGCCATGGCGGCTTCCACTGCTCAGAGCATACCGATTCTTCGATTCAGAGCCAATGATTCAAAGTCGCTCGTCTCTCTCCCAG TAGGTTCGTGTTTGAGGGTCGTGGCTTCGGACAAGGCTTCCTCTGCACGCGCAATTGCGTGTTCTTTAAGGAGCGACAATCCTTGGCTCGGTGCGGGAGTTAAGCTCTCCGGTGGTGGTGGCCCCGTTGTGAAGCGGTCACTACAGAAGAG AGTGGTGATAAGGTCTGCAACTATTGAAGAGATAGAGGCGGAGAAATCTGCTATTGAGAAGGATGTT AAATCAAAGATGGAGAAGACGATTGAAACGCTTAGGACTAGTTTCAATTCCATAAGGACCGGGAGAGCCAATGTAGCTATGCTTGACAAGATTGAGGTGGAGTATTATGGAAGTCCAGTGAGTCTGAAAAGCATAGCCCAAATCAGTACTCCCGATGGAACTTCTCTTTTGCTCCAGCCTTATGACAAATCTAG CTTGAAGGCTATAGAGAAGGCCATTGTCAATTCCGATCTTGGAGTCACTCCTAATAACGATGGTGATGTCATTCGCTTGTCCTTGCCTCCCCTCACTTCTGAGCGACGAAAG GAACTAACAAAGGTTGTAGCCAAACAGTCTGAAGATGGGAAG GTTGCACTGAGAAACATAAGGAGGGATGCCTTGAAGTCTTATGATAAACTCGAGAAG GAGAAGAAGCTCTCAGAAGACAACGTGAAAGATTTGTCAAGCGACTTGCAG AAACTAATTGACACATACATGAAGAAGGTAGAGGACCTCTGCAAACAGAAAGAGAAG GAGTTGTTGAAGGTGTAA
- the LOC106396736 gene encoding ribosome-recycling factor, chloroplastic isoform X2 has product MSSKESKRFLIPNKAVTKQRRISNSSLSQTAMAASTAQSIPILRFRANDSKSLVSLPGSCLRVVASDKASSARAIACSLRSDNPWLGAGVKLSGGGGPVVKRSLQKRVVIRSATIEEIEAEKSAIEKDVKSKMEKTIETLRTSFNSIRTGRANVAMLDKIEVEYYGSPVSLKSIAQISTPDGTSLLLQPYDKSSLKAIEKAIVNSDLGVTPNNDGDVIRLSLPPLTSERRKELTKVVAKQSEDGKVALRNIRRDALKSYDKLEKEKKLSEDNVKDLSSDLQKLIDTYMKKVEDLCKQKEKELLKV; this is encoded by the exons ATGAGCTCAAAGGAGTCGAAGCGTTTCCTTATCCCGAACAAGGCAGTGACGAAACAAAGAAGAATTTCTAACTCTAGTCTCTCACAGACTGCCATGGCGGCTTCCACTGCTCAGAGCATACCGATTCTTCGATTCAGAGCCAATGATTCAAAGTCGCTCGTCTCTCTCCCAG GTTCGTGTTTGAGGGTCGTGGCTTCGGACAAGGCTTCCTCTGCACGCGCAATTGCGTGTTCTTTAAGGAGCGACAATCCTTGGCTCGGTGCGGGAGTTAAGCTCTCCGGTGGTGGTGGCCCCGTTGTGAAGCGGTCACTACAGAAGAG AGTGGTGATAAGGTCTGCAACTATTGAAGAGATAGAGGCGGAGAAATCTGCTATTGAGAAGGATGTT AAATCAAAGATGGAGAAGACGATTGAAACGCTTAGGACTAGTTTCAATTCCATAAGGACCGGGAGAGCCAATGTAGCTATGCTTGACAAGATTGAGGTGGAGTATTATGGAAGTCCAGTGAGTCTGAAAAGCATAGCCCAAATCAGTACTCCCGATGGAACTTCTCTTTTGCTCCAGCCTTATGACAAATCTAG CTTGAAGGCTATAGAGAAGGCCATTGTCAATTCCGATCTTGGAGTCACTCCTAATAACGATGGTGATGTCATTCGCTTGTCCTTGCCTCCCCTCACTTCTGAGCGACGAAAG GAACTAACAAAGGTTGTAGCCAAACAGTCTGAAGATGGGAAG GTTGCACTGAGAAACATAAGGAGGGATGCCTTGAAGTCTTATGATAAACTCGAGAAG GAGAAGAAGCTCTCAGAAGACAACGTGAAAGATTTGTCAAGCGACTTGCAG AAACTAATTGACACATACATGAAGAAGGTAGAGGACCTCTGCAAACAGAAAGAGAAG GAGTTGTTGAAGGTGTAA
- the LOC106391036 gene encoding probable inactive patatin-like protein 9 isoform X2: MEMDLSKVTLDIFTKLEQKWLSHCDTTRKTRILSIDGGGTTAIVAGASIVHLEDQIRLQTGDPHAQISDFFDIVAGTGIGGVLAALLVADDGSRRPMFTAREAVKFIEEKNSELFEIRHTGVFRRNRRYSGSSMERVLQAAFRREDGKVLTMKDTCKPLLVPCYDLKTSAPFVFSRAGASESPSFDFELWKVCRATSATPSMFKPVNVVSVDGKTSCSAVDGGLVMNNPSAAAVTHVLHNKRDFPSVNGVDDLLVLSIGNGSSSTPGRKLQRNGDCSTSCLVDIVLDGVSDTVDQMLGNAFCWNRTDYVRVQVSGLTSGGDGTVGPRKTAEELLKERGVETAPFGGKRLLTETNGERIESFVQRLVASSLPPSPCKESAVNPLADGR; the protein is encoded by the exons ATGGAGATGGATCTGAGCAAGGTTACTCTTGACATTTTCACCAAGCTTGAACAGAAATGGCTCTCCCACTGCGACACCACCAGGAAGACACGCATCCTTAGCATCGACGGTGGTGGAACCACTGCCATTGTGGCCGGAGCTTCTATTGTTCACCTCGAAGACCAGATCCGCCTCCAGACCGGTGACCCTCACGCTCAGATCTCTGATTTCTTCGACATTGTTGCCGGAACCGGAATCGGAGGCGTACTCGCGGCCCTGCTCGTCGCCGACGATGGCTCCAGGAGGCCGATGTTCACCGCCAGGGAAGCTGTTAAGTTTATCGAGGAGAAGAACTCGGAGCTATTCGAGATCAGGCACACGGGAGTCTTCAGGAGGAACCGGAGATACTCCGGGAGCAGCATGGAGAGGGTGCTGCAGGCAGCGTTTAGGAGGGAGGACGGTAAGGTGCTGACGATGAAGGACACGTGTAAGCCTCTCCTCGTTCCCTGCTACGACCTCAAAACCTCTGCACCTTTCGTTTTCTCACGCGCCGGCGCATCCGAGTCGCCGAGCTTCGACTTCGAGCTTTGGAAAGTCTGCCGTGCCACCTCGGCGACTCCCAGCATGTTCAAGCCGGTCAATGTGGTGTCGGTGGACGGGAAGACCTCTTGCTCGGCCGTCGACGGCGGTTTGGTGATGAATAATCCAAGTGCCGCCGCCGTCACGCACGTGCTCCACAACAAACGAGATTTCCCGTCGGTTAACGGCGTCGATGACTTGCTCGTCTTGTCGATAGGAAACGGTTCGTCCTCAACTCCAGGAAGGAAACTTCAGCGTAATGGAGACTGTTCCACGTCATGCCTCGTGGACATCGTGCTTGACGGAGTTTCCGATACCGTTGATCAGATGCTTGGGAACGCTTTCTGCTGGAACCGTACGGACTACGTTAGAGTCCAG GTGAGCGGTTTGACTAGCGGCGGAGATGGAACTGTGGGGCCGAGGAAAACGGCGGAGGAGTTGTTGAAAGAGAGAGGTGTGGAAACGGCACCGTTCGGAGGGAAACGGTTACTAACGGAAACAAACGGAGAAAGAATCGAGAGTTTCGTGCAACGCCTTGTTGCTTCTAGCCTCCCTCCAAGTCCTTGCAAGGAATCTGCCGTTAATCCTCTCGCTGACGGCcgttaa
- the LOC106391036 gene encoding probable inactive patatin-like protein 9 isoform X1 has protein sequence MEMDLSKVTLDIFTKLEQKWLSHCDTTRKTRILSIDGGGTTAIVAGASIVHLEDQIRLQTGDPHAQISDFFDIVAGTGIGGVLAALLVADDGSRRPMFTAREAVKFIEEKNSELFEIRHTGVFRRNRRYSGSSMERVLQAAFRREDGKVLTMKDTCKPLLVPCYDLKTSAPFVFSRAGASESPSFDFELWKVCRATSATPSMFKPVNVVSVDGKTSCSAVDGGLVMNNPSAAAVTHVLHNKRDFPSVNGVDDLLVLSIGNGSSSTPGRKLQRNGDCSTSCLVDIVLDGVSDTVDQMLGNAFCWNRTDYVRVQWMCMQVSGLTSGGDGTVGPRKTAEELLKERGVETAPFGGKRLLTETNGERIESFVQRLVASSLPPSPCKESAVNPLADGR, from the exons ATGGAGATGGATCTGAGCAAGGTTACTCTTGACATTTTCACCAAGCTTGAACAGAAATGGCTCTCCCACTGCGACACCACCAGGAAGACACGCATCCTTAGCATCGACGGTGGTGGAACCACTGCCATTGTGGCCGGAGCTTCTATTGTTCACCTCGAAGACCAGATCCGCCTCCAGACCGGTGACCCTCACGCTCAGATCTCTGATTTCTTCGACATTGTTGCCGGAACCGGAATCGGAGGCGTACTCGCGGCCCTGCTCGTCGCCGACGATGGCTCCAGGAGGCCGATGTTCACCGCCAGGGAAGCTGTTAAGTTTATCGAGGAGAAGAACTCGGAGCTATTCGAGATCAGGCACACGGGAGTCTTCAGGAGGAACCGGAGATACTCCGGGAGCAGCATGGAGAGGGTGCTGCAGGCAGCGTTTAGGAGGGAGGACGGTAAGGTGCTGACGATGAAGGACACGTGTAAGCCTCTCCTCGTTCCCTGCTACGACCTCAAAACCTCTGCACCTTTCGTTTTCTCACGCGCCGGCGCATCCGAGTCGCCGAGCTTCGACTTCGAGCTTTGGAAAGTCTGCCGTGCCACCTCGGCGACTCCCAGCATGTTCAAGCCGGTCAATGTGGTGTCGGTGGACGGGAAGACCTCTTGCTCGGCCGTCGACGGCGGTTTGGTGATGAATAATCCAAGTGCCGCCGCCGTCACGCACGTGCTCCACAACAAACGAGATTTCCCGTCGGTTAACGGCGTCGATGACTTGCTCGTCTTGTCGATAGGAAACGGTTCGTCCTCAACTCCAGGAAGGAAACTTCAGCGTAATGGAGACTGTTCCACGTCATGCCTCGTGGACATCGTGCTTGACGGAGTTTCCGATACCGTTGATCAGATGCTTGGGAACGCTTTCTGCTGGAACCGTACGGACTACGTTAGAGTCCAG TGGATGTGCATGCAGGTGAGCGGTTTGACTAGCGGCGGAGATGGAACTGTGGGGCCGAGGAAAACGGCGGAGGAGTTGTTGAAAGAGAGAGGTGTGGAAACGGCACCGTTCGGAGGGAAACGGTTACTAACGGAAACAAACGGAGAAAGAATCGAGAGTTTCGTGCAACGCCTTGTTGCTTCTAGCCTCCCTCCAAGTCCTTGCAAGGAATCTGCCGTTAATCCTCTCGCTGACGGCcgttaa